The proteins below come from a single Oncorhynchus tshawytscha isolate Ot180627B linkage group LG22, Otsh_v2.0, whole genome shotgun sequence genomic window:
- the LOC112221354 gene encoding tyrosine-protein kinase HCK: protein MGCVGSKEQQDPSSKGVNDDTLSRTQPAHYVKDPTTGTKANRTISTGPTVPSDGPESIAIALYDYEGINDGDLGFKKGDKLKILQESGEWWRAQSISTGQEGFIPSNYVAIDSLETEEWFFKGVSRKDAERQLLASGNKMGSFMIRDSETTKGSYSLSVRDSDSQSGDTVKHYKIRTLDNGGFYISPRITFTTLQELVSHYKKLGDGLCQALTSPCLSPKPQKPWEKDAWEIPRESLKLDRRLGAGQFGEVWMATYNKHTKVAVKTMKPGTMSVEAFLDEANLMKALQHDKLVRLNAVVTKEEPIYIITEYMEKGSLLDFLKSDEGNRVQLPKLIDFSAQIAEGMAYIEQRNYIHRDLRAANILVSKALVCKIADFGLARIIEDNEYTAREGAKFPIKWTAPEAINYGSFTIKSDVWSFGILLTEIISYGRTPYPGMTNPEVIRSLERGYRMQRTDSCPQELYDVMLECWKNKPEDRPTFEYLQSVLEDFYTATESQYQQQP from the exons ATGGGCTGCGTGGGGTCCAAGGAGCAGCAGGATCCCAGCAGCAAAGGAGTGAATGATGACACTCTGAGCCGGACTCAGCCAGCCCACTATGTCAAAGACCCCACCACTGGGACCAAGGCT AATAGAACCATCTCCACTGGCCCTACAGTCCCCTCTGACG gtCCTGAGAGCATTGCTATCGCACTGTATGACTATGAGGGTATAAATGATGGAGACCTGGGCTTCAAGAAGGGAGACAAGCTTAAAATCTTACAGGA gtCTGGAGAATGGTGGAGAGCCCAGTCAATCAGCACAGGCCAGGAAGGCTTCATCCCCAGTAACTATGTAGCCATAGACAGCCTTGAAACCGAAGA GTGGTTCTTTAAAGGAGTGAGCAGGAAAGATGCAGAGAGGCAGCTGCTGGCCTCAGGAAACAAAATGGGATCGTTTATGATCCGTGACAGTGAGACCACCAAGG GCAGTTACTCCCTATCCGTGAGAGACAGTGATTCCCAATCAGGAGACACAGTCAAGCATTACAAGATCCGTACGCTGGACAATGGTGGCTTCTACATCTCCCCACGCATCACCTTCACCACTCTGCAGGAACTGGTCAGCCACTATAAAA AGCTGGGAGATGGTCTGTGCCAGGCCTTGACCAGCCCCTGTCTCAGTCCCAAGCCCCAGAAGCCCTGGGAGAAGGATGCCTGGGAGATTCCTCGGGAGTCCCTCAAACTGGACAGGAGGCTCGGGGCTGGCCAGTTCGGAGAAGTCTGGATGG CTACATACAACAAGCACACCAAGGTGGCAGTGAAGACCATGAAGCCTGGTACCATGTCCGTGGAGGCTTTCCTGGACGAGGCCAACCTGATGAAGGCCCTGCAGCACGACAAGCTGGTCCGTCTGAACGCTGTGGTTACCAAAGAGGAACCCATCTACATCATCACAGAGTACATGGAAAAGG gtagtTTGCTGGACTTCTTGAAGAGTGATGAAGGGAACCGTGTTCAGCTCCCCAAACTCATTGATTTTTCAGCGCAG ATTGCAGAAGGTATGGCCTACATTGAGCAGCGGAACTATATCCACCGGGACCTGCGAGCCGCCAACATACTGGTGTCCAAGGCTCTGGTGTGCAAGATCGCTGACTTTGGCCTCGCCCGAATCATTGAGGACAATGAGTACACAGCCAGGGAGG GAGCAAAGTTCCCCATCAAGTGGACGGCCCCAGAGGCAATCAACTACGGCTCCTTCACCATCAAATCAGACGTCTGGTCCTTTGGCATCCTACTGACAGAGATCATCAGCTATGGACGCACACCATATCCAG GGATGACGAACCCAGAAGTGATCCGCTCCCTGGAGAGAGGCTACCGAATGCAGCGCACCGACAGCTGTCCCCAGGAGCTCTATGACGTCATGCTGGAGTGCTGGAAGAACAAGCCCGAGGACCGGCCCACCTTTGAGTATCTTCAGAGCGTCCTGGAGGATTTCTACACTGCAACAGAGAGCCAGTACCAGCAACAGCCTTGA